The following nucleotide sequence is from Patescibacteria group bacterium.
TAACCTCTTTTTTAAATTGGTCTCCTCTGTCTTTGAAATTTTTAAAAGACAGATAGCTTGGAGACGCTGGAGAAAGCAAGCAAATTTTTTCTGGACTTGTAATTTTAAAACATTGTTGGACGCAATCGTTCATATTTTTTATTTGTTTTTTTTCAGGCAAACTGCATTTTTTGTCAGACTTTTGATAAATTTTTTTTAAACTTTTCCAAATATTTTTGTCTGAATTTTTAAAAAAAATTATATTTTTAATTTCAGCTTTTAAAATATTTTTTACTAATCCATCAAAATTATATCCCCTGTCCAAACCGCCTAAAATAATAGTATCTATATTTCCGCGACCTAAAGTTTTTATGGCTTCAATCGTTGACTCAGGAGTAACAGAAGCTGAATCATTATAAAAACAGATTTTTTTAAATTTTCCAATATTTTCTAAACGATGTTCAAGCGCTTTAAAGTTAAGAACAGCTTTTTTTATTATTTTTGCGTCAATCTTTAAAATTTTTGCGATTATTGCCGCGGCTAAAATATTTTCTTTATTATGCGCGCCTTTTAATTTTAAAGAATTAAGAGAAAATATTTTTTTGCTGTTTAGCGTTAAATAATTGTCTTTGCTTATGTAATTTGTTTTATTATTATATGGATAAAGAATATTTTTTTTATTTTTTTCTAAAAAATTTTTTATTTTTTTAAATTTAGCGTTATAAACCGCTTTTGTTTTTCGCGAAAAAATATTTGTTTTTGCTTTAAAGTATTTTTCTAAATCACCGTGATAATCCAGATGATCTGGGAAAAAAGAAGTAAAAATAGAAATATAAGGAGCTTTTTTCAAATCTTCAAGCTGATAACTTGAAAGCTCTATAACAAAATAAGAATCTTTGCTGTCGCGCTTCAAATAATCAAAAACGGGATTGCCGATATTTCCGCATAAATAGGTTTTGAATTTTGCTTTTTTCAAAATATCATAAATAAGCGAAGCTGTTGTGCTTTTCCCTTTTGTGCCTGTAATGCCAATAACTTTTCCTTTAATATTTTCAAGAAACAAATTAGTCGCTGATGTTATGATTGAGCCAGCTTTTTTTGCTTTTTGAATTTCTTTTATTTTTGCAACGTTAATCCCGGGAGATTTAATAATTACTTCAGCGCTTTTTAAGCAATCCAAATAATTTTTTCCTAAACAAAATTGAATATTCTTGTCTTTTAAAATTATTTTTGGAATAGACTTTTTAAAATCAGTAAAATTTTTTTTATCAGCGACAATAATTTGCTTTTCTTTATCCAAACTTCTTAAAAATTTAAGAACAGAAAGACCTTCCAGACCAAATCCTAAAATCACTATTTTTTTTTGCATTATTTTTTTTAATTCCATTTTTTTATAAAATAACTATTTTTAAATTCTTGTTTTTTAATAATAAAAGATAATGCTTTTTTTACTTCTTTTGGCGTTCCAACGCATTCTAACGGCTTGTGATTTTTTTTGCCCAAAAGTTCTAAAAAAGTATTTTCTAATTTTGGATCGTTAAGCAAATCTTTATTAAAAATTTTTAACAGTTTTTTTTTAGAAATAAAAGCTCCGATTATTAAAAATACAAAAGCGCATTTTGGGCAGCTACCGCACCATAAATTAAATTTGGGCCTCTTTTTTTTGTCTTGTTTAAAATTAGCATTGCAACTTGAAAAATATTTAAAATATTTTGGATATCGCGAGAATAATTCAGCTATTTCTATTTCATCCATCTTTCTTAATAAGCTAAAATATTTTATATCATCTGTTATAAATTTGCTTAAATATTTTGAAAAATCTTTTTCAAATTCCCAACTTTTGGAATATTGGTGGTTAACCATCAGCCCTTTGTATAATATATTTCCATAATTAGCGCTTTTTTCATTTGACATAACAACATTTTTAAATCCAAAAAGTCCGGCAGCAAAAATTTCCACAAAAGCGTAATAAGCTGAAACAGGAATATGTCCGCTATAAGCTTTTGGTAATTTTTTTAATCGCGAATAAATTATCCTTTTTACGATGATTGTTTGCTTTTTAGCGATTTTTGCCGTATTTATTTGAGGTTTTGAATCTCCAATATAAAATAAAGCAAAATCTTTTTTTTGTTTTTTTAAAATTTTTGAAGAAACAATTGAGTCTTTGCCTCCGCCCCAGCACAAAAGATTTGATTTTAGTTTTTTTAATTTTATTAAATTTGTTTTAAAATTTTTATAAGGAAATTCAGGAGCCATTTTTTCTGGGTCTAATTTATTTTCAAAATAAAATTGTCCCATTCCTTTATAATATAGTTTATTCCAAAATTTTGCCTGTTCTTTATTAATTTTTCCTGATTTTATTATGATTTCTTTTGGGCAATATGTTTTCCAATAGCTTAATCCGCATGCCAAATGAATATTAAATAAAAGTTTATTAATAAAATCTTTTTTCTCTCTCAGCCTATTTTTACTTAATTTTTTAATTGGAAAAAACAAAATTTCTTTAAATTTAATTTTTTCGTTAATTGAATAATTAAAAACAGCCTTTCCTGCGTTAAAATCAAAATCATAATTTTCAAATATAAATTTTTTATGTTTCATATATTTTTTTTATAACAGAATTTGCCTCTTTTTTAGCAGTTTCAATATTTTGCTGAGAAACAGAAAAAGATGTGTTAATAATTTTTGCTCCGTTGCTGTTATTAATTACAAATCGCACTTTAATGTCTCCTGTTTGTTTTTTAAAAATTTTTTTTAGTTTCACTAAATTTTGTTTTTTTATAAACTGCGGAATTTTAATGTCAACAAATTTATTATATTGATGTTGCGTGTTTTTGTCGCTGACATTTAAGCTTTCTGATTTTTTTTGATAATAAAAATTATTTTCATGCCCATTTCCATTATAATTTGATTTATTCAAACCAAAAAAAACAGAATTTATATTATCCAAATTTAATTCAGAAACAGATTCAACGATCAATTTTGGCACACCGTCTTTGTCAGATAGCCTTCCTTTTGCCATTATAATTTTTTCTTCCTCCCATAATTCTTTATATTCTAAAAAAATTTTAGGAAAAATCAAAAGCTCTAAATTGCTTGTTGTGTCTTCAATTTTAATAAACAGCATTGTTTCCCCGTTTTTTGTAAAAATTTTTTGAATTTTAGAAATAATTCCAGAAATAATAATTTTTTGCTTATTGCTTGCGTTGATTTTATTAATTTCAGCCAATGATGTTGCTTTCCCTTTTAAAGCCGAAACAAATTTAGAAAAAGGATGATCGCTTATATAAAGACCTAAAAGCTCTTTTTCCCAGCTTAATTTTTCATTTTTGCTTATTTTTTCATTGTCGTTTATGTTTTCTAATTTTAAAGTCGCCTTGTAGGGATTAGAAAGCATTCCTAACAAATTTCCTTGTTTATTATTCGATTCTTCTCTATTCTGCCTTACGAATGAAAGAATTTTTTCTACATTAAAGAGCAATTTGCTTCTTTCATCAAAATGATCAAACGCCCCGCATTTTATTAAGCTTTCCAAGGATTTTTTGTTAAGATTTTTGTCTTTAATCCTTATTAAAAAATTTATTAAATTTTTAAACTCGCCTGACTTTTTTCTTTCTTTTATAACTTTTTCAACAATATTTCCGCCAACATTTTTTATTGTTAGCAATCCAAATCGTATCTGCCCTATTTTGTTTTTGTTATCTGCTAATAAAGGAACAACAGTAAAATGCTTAAAACTTTCATTAATATCAGGAGGTAGAACTTCTATCCCGATTTTTTGGCATTCTTGAACATCAATTGCTATTTTGTCAACATCGCCTTCGTTGGAAGATAACAGCGCGGCCATAAATTCTACTGGATAATTTGCTTTTAAATAAGCTGTTTGATAACCGATTAAACCATAACAAGCGGCGTGGCTTCTGTTAAAA
It contains:
- the murD gene encoding UDP-N-acetylmuramoyl-L-alanine--D-glutamate ligase, which produces MELKKIMQKKIVILGFGLEGLSVLKFLRSLDKEKQIIVADKKNFTDFKKSIPKIILKDKNIQFCLGKNYLDCLKSAEVIIKSPGINVAKIKEIQKAKKAGSIITSATNLFLENIKGKVIGITGTKGKSTTASLIYDILKKAKFKTYLCGNIGNPVFDYLKRDSKDSYFVIELSSYQLEDLKKAPYISIFTSFFPDHLDYHGDLEKYFKAKTNIFSRKTKAVYNAKFKKIKNFLEKNKKNILYPYNNKTNYISKDNYLTLNSKKIFSLNSLKLKGAHNKENILAAAIIAKILKIDAKIIKKAVLNFKALEHRLENIGKFKKICFYNDSASVTPESTIEAIKTLGRGNIDTIILGGLDRGYNFDGLVKNILKAEIKNIIFFKNSDKNIWKSLKKIYQKSDKKCSLPEKKQIKNMNDCVQQCFKITSPEKICLLSPASPSYLSFKNFKDRGDQFKKEV